In the Candidatus Binatia bacterium genome, CTGGCAGGCGGACGACAACCGGGAAGCGCCGCGCGCCTTCCAGGATTTCGGTTACCGTCACACCCCCGGTTGCCGCTTCGACCACATCACGAACGTCGTCGACCGACAGGCCGTAGCGCGCCAACGCCATACGGTCGATGGCGATTGACAACTCCCGTGCCCCGGAGAGGAGTTCCAGGCGCAAGTCTGCAACGCCCGCAACCGTTTCCAGTGCAGCCCGGACTTCGTTGCCGATGCGCTGGAGCTCGGTGGGATCGGGACCGAAGATTTTCACGGCCACATCCGCCTTGATTCCGGAAATCACTTCGTCAAGCCGCATCGCCATTGGCTGAGTGAAGTTTAAAGAGATTCCCGGCACCTGTTCCAAATGCTCGGCCAGGGCGTCGATCAATTCCTCTTTGGTTATGTGGTCAGGCCATTGCTCAGCCGGCTTGAGCAGGACGTACATGTCTCCCTCGTAGATCCCCATCGCTTCGGTCGCGATGTCGGGGCGGCCAATCTTGGTGACGACGCTCCTCACCTGGGGAAACTCCAAAAGCATCCGTTCGAGACGGGTGAAGGTGTCGACCGATTCCGCCAGGCTCACCGACGGGAGGAGGCGGACCTGCACGAGAATGGAGCCTTCGTCGAGTTTCGGCATGAACTCCGTCCCAAGAAAGGGCAAAGAGCACAAGGCCAGTACCACGACCCCCGCTGCCGAAGGAACGATGAGCTTGCGGCGGGCCATCACCGCGATCAGCAATTGTTGGTAACGGTTCTGAAGCCAACGGAACCACACGGCTTCTTCGTGCCGTTGAGGCGCGGTAGCGAGGACGTACGGTGCGGCGGCTGGGATGGCAGTGAGCGCAAGAAGCAGCGCGCCCAAAATGGCTGTGCAGACGGTGATCGCCATGGGCCGGTACATTTTTCCTTCCAGGCCCTCGAGGGTAAAAATGGGAAGGTACACGGCCACAATGATCGCGACTCCAAAAGCAACCGGTCGTGCGACTTCGATGGCGGCTGCACGGTAGACGGGGAGGAGGTCCTTGCGCATCCTCGTGCCGCGGTGTTCATCCCGTCGCCGTACCAGGTTCTCCACCATCACCACTGCGCCGTCGACAATGAGTCCGAAATCGATCGCGCCGAGCGACATGAGGTTGGCAGAGACACCAAGCAAGTACATCCCGGAAAAGCCGCAGAGCATCGCTAACGGAATCACGGAAGAGACCAGCAGTGCTGCCCTCCAATCGCGCAGGAACAACACAAGGACCAGGACTACGAGTGCGCAGCCTTCGAGCAGGTTGCGGGCTACAGTCCGGCTGGTGCGGTGGATGACTTCACTTTGGTCGTAAAACGGCTCGATGCGGGTTCCCGGTGGCAGCGTTTTTTCGATTTCTTTCACCCGCTGTTTGACTCGTTCGGTCGCCTCGGCCGCATTGGTTCCTTTTAAGAGAATCACCATCCCGGAGACGGTTTCGCCACGGGCATCGCGCGTCACTGCGCCGTAGCGAGGCAGTGCCCCCAAAGAAATTTGGGCGAGATCGCGGAGGTAAATCGGGGTCCCATTGTGAGCCGCTAAAACGATGCTGCCGAGCTCTGTCATATCGGTGAGCTGGCCACGCCCACGGATGGTGAAACGCTCTGCTCCTTCTTCCACAAAACCACCGCCGAACACAGTGTTGTTGGCGCGCACTGCGTGGAGGACCTGGCTCAGGGCAAAGCCATACTTCTCTAGGCCCTGCGGGTCGACTTCCACCTCGAAGCGTTTGGTAAAGCCGCCCCAAGAATTCACTTCGCTTACGCCTTGGACGGAGCGCAGACGCAGGCGGATTTCCCAGTCTTGGAGCGTCTTCCGTTCCATGGCATCGAGAGGGCCTTCGACAAGGTACTGGAACACTTCGCCGAAAGGGGTTGCCACGGGCCCGAGCGTGGAGGTTACCCCTGCCGGTAATCTCTCGCGTACGTCAGCAAGCCGTTCGTTGACCTGTTGCCTGGCGAAGTAGAGCGGCACCTGGTCCTCGAACACGATCGTGACCAAGGACAGCCCGAACTTCGACGTCGACCGCACTTGCACGGCTCCGGGAATGCCCATGACGGCGGCTTCGATGGGATATGTGATCCAGTGTTCGACGTCGGCGGCCGCCATTCCTGGCGCCTCCGAAACGACCACGACTTGTTGGTTGGTCAGATCCGGGAAGGCCTCAACGGGCAGCCAACGAAAGCACCAAAGGCCACCAACTATGAGTGCCGCGACGGCAGCGGCCACACCCGCAGGATGTCGGAACGTTGCTGCGACGAAGCGTTCGATCACTCCCATGGTTCAAACTGCTGCAGTCAATCCTCCGAGGGGTGCGCGCGGAGCACCAATGTGGACTTCAGAAGAAAGCTGCCACGAGCGACAACACGATCGCCATGGCGCAAGCCCGACTTGACCTCGACCCACCCGTCGCCAACTCGGCCAATCTCAACTGGCCGCTGTTGAAACTTGCTTTCCGCGATCGGCACGAAGACGACGCTGCGCCCATCTAGCTGTTGCACTGCCGACTGGGGAATGACGAGCAACGCTTGGGCGTGGGGCTCGGAAATTTCGAGTTCGGCAAACATCTCGGGCTTAAGCTTGCCGTCTCGGTTGTCCACCGTGCAACGAACTTTGACGCGGCGTGTTTTCGGATCTAGCACATCACTGATGTATTCGATCGTCGCCGTAAAGGTCTCGTTCGGGTAGGCGGAAACCTTAAACCGCACCCAGGTTCCTGAAGTCAGTTTGTTGAGCCAACGTTCGTCGACCTCTGCTAGCAGCCAGAGAGTGTCCAGTTGTGCGACGGTGAACAGGGGTGAACCGGGTACAATCCCTTGGCCGGGACTCGCCGGTCGCTCCACGACGGTACCGTGAATTGGGGAGCGAAGGGGGAGTCCTGACGGGTGAACGTCGTTCGCTTTGCCACCTCCGAGGGCCAGCCAATCTCTTCGAGCACGAGACAGCTCCGCGCGTGCCGCACGCACTTTGTTGCGCGCGATCACCACATCCAGCCGGGCGCGCTCAAGCTCCTGCAAAGCAGCAGCTTTGGCCGCGAAGAGACGGCGAGCCCGTGCGTGTTGTTGTAGGGCAAATTGGAGTTCGGCACTGGCGGAGCGCTCGCTAGCCGACGCAGTACGGAGTTGCGCCACGGTGGCCTCCCAATTGGGGCTATATAACCAAGCGAGGATTTGCCCCTCGGTGACGCGGTCACCGACGAGGGCGAGGACGTCGCGCACTCGCCCTTCGACTGGTGAACCGAGGCGCGCGGTTTTGCGTTCGTCGAACGCGACCACTGCAGGTGCCGTAATAGACTCACTGACTTCGGTGTGCCGGGCAACGACGATTTCGAAGCCGAGCCGCTCCTGAATTGCCGTTGGCACCTCCACGGTGTCGCCCGCAATGGCGACAGGTCCGGGGTTCGGGTCTCGGTCTGGTTGTGTGCAGGCGAAAAGTGTGGCGGCGGCGAACAGCAGGGCGACTGCACCACCAACCCGGCGCTGCTGCCATTTGGCGCTTGTGACAACGGAGAAGGAAATCGGAGAGAGCGCACGCCTCATGGCCCGTTGTCGCTAGACAAAATGCGCCATGTTTGCGCGGCGAAAACCGCCTCAGCCCAAGTTCCCACCACGGTTCGTCGTACCTCCAGGTACACGCGTTCAGCATCAACCAGAGCCAAAATCTCGCCGCTGCCTTCATGGAACGCAACCTGCGCGGCCCGGCGTACGTTCGATGCGGGCTCGATCATTTCTTCGTGCGCCGAGAGCATCCGCGCCGCCAAAGCGCGCCAGCGGCTTAACACCGCAAATAGCTCGGCGCGCACGCGTTGGGCTGTGGCATCCACCAGCGCGTTGGCCGCACTCAGTTCTGCCGTCGCTCGCTGCACGTTGCCCCGGTTCGTGTCCAGTACCGGGAGAGGGACAGACACGCCCGTCACCAGCGTGTCACGCGCTGCGGTGCGTTTGTACCCGGCGGTTATCGCCGGGTCTGGAATGCGGCGGGCTTGTTCCAGATCGAGCGCATGTTGCGCTCGCTCCTTCGCGGCGACACTCGCCTGATACTCGGGGTGTTTGCGGAGCACCTCTTCTACGATGACCGTGTCTCCAAGAGACGGGGGCGTTTCGAACTGCGGCTTCTCCAGCGTATCGGGGGGAAGCTGCGGGTCGTCCAGCAACTGACGAAGTTGCTGAAGTGCGATCGCCTCGCTAGCGTGGAGTTCCGTGGCGATTGTACGCAACCGGCCCAGCTCAGCTTCCAATTTTAACTGCTCCGCCACCGCAAGCTTCCCTTCGCGTACACGCCGCTCGGCAATCGCCCTCAGTGCGGCGATTTCGTGTTCCGACTCCCCAACAATCTCCAATTCTTCTCGGAGCCGGAGGACGGCGATGAACTGCTTGGCGGTTTCGAGCGCGAAGTGCTGTCGTAGCGCGCGTGCCTGCTGTTGAGCCAGGTTTACCCCAGCCCAAGCAACTGCTTGCCGTGCTGCTCGTTTTCCTCCGAGTTCAACGAGTTGGCTCACAGTAGCGAAGAAATCGAGGTCAGGGTTGTCGGCGCGCAACTCTGGCGCAAGCCGCCAATTTTCACCGCGCAGCTCGGCTACTGGATTGTGCCAGCGGCTCGCCTGGTACCAACTCGCTTGCGCCGCGGCGACTTGCTCGGTGGCTGCCCGCACTGCGGGCGACCGCTCGAGCGCACGGGCGATTGCCGAGGAGATGTCCAGAGCCGCTGCCTTTGATAGGGAGAGGTGTGTCAGGGATAGGAGGAGCACGGCGCGATGCACGACCGCGAGGAGGGGTGTTCGTGAGCTTGCCCGCTGCGAGCGAGCACCGGCAGCACCACAGAGCATCGCCGGTGGTGGATGTGCGGAGGCGGGCATGGAGCTGAGTCGGACCGGCTGCATAGCGCGCGTCAACCTGGGCGCTTCTACACGAAAAATTTCGGTGGCGGTAGCGTGCATTTTGGCGTTTGCCTGCGCTCGCAGTGATGCGGTCGAACCAAGCGGACCGCTGGGCCTAAGGAATTTCCAGCCGTTGCGGCAGATTTTTCTGCATCCGCCGTTTGTTGCGGCGCGCGTGCTCGAGCCGGGACGACTTCGGTTCAGCGTAGAGACGGCTGAGAGCAACGTGATCGCCACGGACCGCGGCGCTGTCGATGCGCTGCTCAAATTCGAACAAAATCGTACGGCGCTGCGCCTATCGCTCGGGTTGGCTCCAGCCTGGCAAGCCAGTGTGGAGCTGCCGCTACTCTCGCGCTTTGGCGGTGTGTTGGACCCAGTTATCGACAGCACGGAGGACCTGTTCTCAGCTTTTAACCCGGAGCGGCGGCTGTTCCCAAACAACACATTCGGGGGTTTCTGGGTGCGACGCCGCGGGCAAGTTTTGTTTCACGGGCCCCGCCAGTACGCCGAGCTGGGTGACGTGTCAGGTGAGGTGCAGCGAGAAGTTTGGAGTGGTGCGAGTGGTGGTCGACTTGCCGCGCGCTTCGCAATCGAGGCACCAACTGGGCGCTCGAGTGCGGTATGGGGCAGCGGCATTTGGGAAGTGGCCAGTGGGGTAGCTGGAGACTACCCGTTATGGTCGGACCGCCTGTGGGTGTACGGCAACCTCAACGGTGTGTTCCCCCTGGGAAGGGTAAGCGCGGCACGGCTTGCACTCGATCCATTTTTACAGCAGACCGTCGCCTTCGAAAGGATGGCCTCGAAGCGTTGGTCGTTCCTTCTGCAACAGGAGTTGTACACGAGCCCCTTTCGGGAGTTGCACTCCGCAGTTTTGGAGGGAACCATCATCGAGCTCGCGGTGGGGGTGGTGTATCGAGATGGCCCTTGGCGTTGTTGGCTGGGTGGAA is a window encoding:
- a CDS encoding CusA/CzcA family heavy metal efflux RND transporter; amino-acid sequence: MGVIERFVAATFRHPAGVAAAVAALIVGGLWCFRWLPVEAFPDLTNQQVVVVSEAPGMAAADVEHWITYPIEAAVMGIPGAVQVRSTSKFGLSLVTIVFEDQVPLYFARQQVNERLADVRERLPAGVTSTLGPVATPFGEVFQYLVEGPLDAMERKTLQDWEIRLRLRSVQGVSEVNSWGGFTKRFEVEVDPQGLEKYGFALSQVLHAVRANNTVFGGGFVEEGAERFTIRGRGQLTDMTELGSIVLAAHNGTPIYLRDLAQISLGALPRYGAVTRDARGETVSGMVILLKGTNAAEATERVKQRVKEIEKTLPPGTRIEPFYDQSEVIHRTSRTVARNLLEGCALVVLVLVLFLRDWRAALLVSSVIPLAMLCGFSGMYLLGVSANLMSLGAIDFGLIVDGAVVMVENLVRRRDEHRGTRMRKDLLPVYRAAAIEVARPVAFGVAIIVAVYLPIFTLEGLEGKMYRPMAITVCTAILGALLLALTAIPAAAPYVLATAPQRHEEAVWFRWLQNRYQQLLIAVMARRKLIVPSAAGVVVLALCSLPFLGTEFMPKLDEGSILVQVRLLPSVSLAESVDTFTRLERMLLEFPQVRSVVTKIGRPDIATEAMGIYEGDMYVLLKPAEQWPDHITKEELIDALAEHLEQVPGISLNFTQPMAMRLDEVISGIKADVAVKIFGPDPTELQRIGNEVRAALETVAGVADLRLELLSGARELSIAIDRMALARYGLSVDDVRDVVEAATGGVTVTEILEGARRFPVVVRLPEAYRRDAEALAQIPLLAPGGERIRLHQIARITPTDSPEAIQREDGQRRLVVQANVRGRDLGSFVAEAHHRIDETVHLPPGYHFRWGGQFENQQRAMRRLAIVVPLALGIVCMLLYATFGRLRYAALVLMGVPFGTVGGIAALWLRGLHLNLAASIGFVALFGIAVLNGVVMISAINRLREAGLALTEATVQGATQRLKPVLMTALVAAFGFLPMAVSHSSGAEVQRPLATVVIGGILSAATLTLLILPSLYEWLERRVATRWLNHGS
- a CDS encoding efflux RND transporter periplasmic adaptor subunit; its protein translation is MRRALSPISFSVVTSAKWQQRRVGGAVALLFAAATLFACTQPDRDPNPGPVAIAGDTVEVPTAIQERLGFEIVVARHTEVSESITAPAVVAFDERKTARLGSPVEGRVRDVLALVGDRVTEGQILAWLYSPNWEATVAQLRTASASERSASAELQFALQQHARARRLFAAKAAALQELERARLDVVIARNKVRAARAELSRARRDWLALGGGKANDVHPSGLPLRSPIHGTVVERPASPGQGIVPGSPLFTVAQLDTLWLLAEVDERWLNKLTSGTWVRFKVSAYPNETFTATIEYISDVLDPKTRRVKVRCTVDNRDGKLKPEMFAELEISEPHAQALLVIPQSAVQQLDGRSVVFVPIAESKFQQRPVEIGRVGDGWVEVKSGLRHGDRVVARGSFLLKSTLVLRAHPSED
- a CDS encoding TolC family protein, which translates into the protein MLLLSLTHLSLSKAAALDISSAIARALERSPAVRAATEQVAAAQASWYQASRWHNPVAELRGENWRLAPELRADNPDLDFFATVSQLVELGGKRAARQAVAWAGVNLAQQQARALRQHFALETAKQFIAVLRLREELEIVGESEHEIAALRAIAERRVREGKLAVAEQLKLEAELGRLRTIATELHASEAIALQQLRQLLDDPQLPPDTLEKPQFETPPSLGDTVIVEEVLRKHPEYQASVAAKERAQHALDLEQARRIPDPAITAGYKRTAARDTLVTGVSVPLPVLDTNRGNVQRATAELSAANALVDATAQRVRAELFAVLSRWRALAARMLSAHEEMIEPASNVRRAAQVAFHEGSGEILALVDAERVYLEVRRTVVGTWAEAVFAAQTWRILSSDNGP
- a CDS encoding DUF3187 family protein encodes the protein MELSRTGCIARVNLGASTRKISVAVACILAFACARSDAVEPSGPLGLRNFQPLRQIFLHPPFVAARVLEPGRLRFSVETAESNVIATDRGAVDALLKFEQNRTALRLSLGLAPAWQASVELPLLSRFGGVLDPVIDSTEDLFSAFNPERRLFPNNTFGGFWVRRRGQVLFHGPRQYAELGDVSGEVQREVWSGASGGRLAARFAIEAPTGRSSAVWGSGIWEVASGVAGDYPLWSDRLWVYGNLNGVFPLGRVSAARLALDPFLQQTVAFERMASKRWSFLLQQELYTSPFRELHSAVLEGTIIELAVGVVYRDGPWRCWLGGIDNVSGVAQAADFTAIVGCDLTMRPRWNRRVDEPL